ACAATCCTAACTGTTCCTTCTCCTGCTCACTCActtgatatatatttttgtgaataattttaaagTTATCCAAATGCAATAACTCTGGTTTGTCTCTTCTTATGTTTTCGATGGAGAAGTTCGCCACGTCTTTTACCCTCTCGAGTCCTATCACGAAGGAGTCTTTGTTCTCCAGTACCTTCGTCCTCATGGCCATGCACACGGTTATGTAGCCCGACCCGGAGCCTGTTCATGCGGAgcggaagggaaagaagagaTGTTGTGGGTGGAGAAGCCACCGGAAGAGAGCGAAATGCGCACACCGTGCAAATCCCACAAGACCAAGTTGCACGCGGTGGGGAATGCATATCTTCTCCTTCAAGGTAGGAGAACATCGAACAAAGAGGATACTCTTTCGTTCGCCCATTCGTCTGTTCGTCTGTTCGTCCATTCGTctgttcgttcattttttatttgtcctCCCATCTCTCTTTTTCTCTCACTATTCTGCAAAATTACCCACGTCAATGGCCCGGGATCCCGGCTTCAGTACATCCATTAGGCGTTTCAGAGACAGGGCGTGCATGTGAGGGGAGGATATAGTCACCCCGTGGCTGATGTAGACGGGCATGTCCACATAGGGTTTCTCCTTTATGTACTTCCCCCTGTCCACCTGTGATGGTGTGTACGTGTGTAAATGGCGGGTCATGTGTTCGAGCGTGCACACAGATGAACATCATCTGTGCCGGCCTCTTACGTGCCTTCCACTCCGTATGGGAATGTCCCCGTTGGCACAACTTATTCGAAAAACACGAAAATGCTCGGATGTTCAAATGGATCCCATGGGGTGCTCACTTAGTCCAAGTAAAGAACCctcttatttatttatttatttattttatttttctccccctccaaTGGACCCCTCTCACATTTACACGAACCTGTAGCATCGTTTCGTACACGTCGTCATCGTCAATTATGCCTCTGTCCTTAAGACTGTCAATTAAACTCTTGTGGTTCTTTTCTGCAAGGGTGTACATGTTCCTCGTCCGTGTGTTTTTTGTCAACCTTCTTTTCGTGAAATAATTATCTCTGCATAAATTTAACTTCCGGGAGAATAATTTCCTTTCATTACAGAGTGGTTggcaaaaaaacaattttgtcGTTTTTAATTCCGATGTTAGCTTTTTAGATGTATGGATGGATTTACACAAAAGTGTTTTGTAAATCAAAAGGTTCAAGACTGAACAGTGcattttttgttcgtttttgtgtttgtaattttggagcttttaaaaaaatttattttctctttagTGTTTACTTTTGggtgttattattattttacctcattttcttcatttgcttaatttgtgtttatttttttatgcttttttttttccccccttcctcccacacaattttttcttcacaccGCATTCACGCTGCGCACTCACACTTGGCAATTTTACACGCCCCCGTTTTTTGcgatttacctttttttaccAGCTGTGTTTTCGCATGGCTACCCCCTCGACGTAATTTCGTTGCATGCAATgataagaagagaaaaataaaattattttcacatGAGTATGCATTGGGCCAATGCGTAGTGTAGGGCCTAGTGCTGGCTTTTGGGGTGAAAAAAGACTTATTTGTGTCACGAGCACAAATGTGAAGATGAGGTAGGCTCATTTGCATATGGGGATGTTAACACCACCGCTTCCGCATGAGcatcatttccccccccccggCGCGGACTAGCTCCTTGGATCGGCCACATCGCGAAGTGTGACCCGCTATAGGGCGAATAGACAGTGACTATGCAAATGCCTCTTAAATGAGTGTTCGGAAAAGGTTAAACGAACTGGGTTATATCTCAACAAGGCAGAAAGCAGCACTGTATGATGTgctaattatttaaaaagggaatttcCCTTGGGCGAGCATCTCGCCTTGTGCCCAGGTGGAAGTTTTGTTTGAGCACACACGTACGCATACCACGTGAAGGGGCATACACGTATGTGTACGTGCGCGCCTATACATATGCGTGTGTGTTAAGCATATACATTCTACACGTAAAAAGTATTCACGCCGTCTTGAATACCCCGACCCTTTAATGTTAAAAGGGATAACATATTTTATACGCGCAGTTGcggaaaaataggaaaataaaaaaacgggGAAAAACATCCTTCTTTTGCTTAAAAAAGTGCAAGTAATGTAAACACCGTGAATGggaagaaagtaaaaaatgaactataaaatggaagggggggggaaaaaaaaaaaaggtctaATCAGGACAATACGAAACAAATGagaaaactgaaaaaaatcgACCCGATTtggtttctctttttaaacGTACAACATCTGTTCTTCGGAGggacgaagaggaaaagagaTATTCGTGCATATACAAACGCTTGGGGAGGgtcatttatgcatatgtcaATGCTGCAGGAAACTACTACCATGAGGTTTACCCCAAAGAGTACACGAATGCGGATAGCTGGATGGGCAACCACCTGTACGCATTGACCAGGTAGCTTGCATAGTGTCATTCGAACTGCACCATTTTACATGGACCATGGTAAGAAAAGTTCTCTCTCTTCACAAAAGAACATTTACTCCGCACTGGCTTCGTTCGGCTCATTTAATGGAAGTTTACTTGACACCCATGTTTTTACCTTATACTTTCCCTTAATGAAATTGCTTTGCCGTGGCACACTGCcgttttgttcgtttttttctggCACACTTTTATATCTTCCATCCTTATCTCCAAAGCGTGTGCAACTGCAAGTGCGGAACCGGTTCCCTCTCCCCAGCTAGCTAAAAGGTGACCCAATTCACCTGACCATTCAggtaaaatatgtatatttattggcatttttttttttttttttttttttttttttttgaagcttTAATATGTGCGCTCTGCTCTACGCTTGCACACAGGTATATCAAATCGtgttttgtttcttcttgttgAGTTTGCTACTGCTGAATTTCCTCTCTGTGTTGTTATCCCCTTCACCGCCTTCCCCTTTGGAGGTATACTTCTTACGTTTCAGCTTTTCCTCGTGACTATGTATGTCATTTTCATTGGGTGCGCTGTTTATCCCCACTTCCTGCGTATCACTCGTGGCGCTGATATTTTCTGCCATGAGATTTTTGGAGTTTATGGGTTTCTCTTCATTGACAATTACGTTAGTTATTTTTGCCTGCTCCACGTTATTCGGCATGTTGTggttttttataaaatttttcacattttcctgCACCAGTTCTTCTTCGTTTGCAAGTGGGTCTCCACTCGGTTCGTTGATGTTTTCATTACTCAGGCGTACCTCCCCATTTTGTGAAGGGGTGTTCTCTCCTACAGCGTGGTCTGCATTCTCTACAGCACTCGATGGAAAGGTTTCGCTCAAGTCTTTCATTTGAGAATGGCTGTGTTCTCCTTCCCCATCTGCTCGATCGGGAAGATTAATTTCTCCCTCCACATGCTTAGCGTTCTCCCCACTGACGCTATTGCTTACCTCATGAATATCATTAATATCATAATGCTGTTGAGTTAGACGCACGGAGCTGTCAAAATGGTCGGCTTTTTTATCTCCTGCAGCATTTCCGTAATTATAAATTCCATCGGAGGTGGAAGACGGGCTATCATAAAACAGGTGCGAGGTAAGACTCCCTAACTTATCTGCAGATTTCTTACTATGCGTAGCAGCAGGGTTtgacttcattttgttcgaaTTGTTAAATAAAGGGTATGAGCTGTTCAGGTTAAATTTGttacttaaaaaaacattatgTGTGTAAAGAACTTCTTTCATTTCATAAATTTCTTTTCGCAAATCTTCTATAACGTTGATATAAGACTTCAGTTCGACAATCTCGGCATTCTTCGCagcattatttttgtttattaaaATTTCTGAATTTATTTGGAGATTTTTCTGTGACGTTTCAAGGATGTAGGAGAATATACAGGTAGCTAAAATGACAACAATCGATATGACTACCAGGAGAATAGTGAGTTGGAaaattctcttcttttttatctgtttttttatttcctgtatttttttttcgctcagtttatttttaccctttCCGTTTTTTAAGTTAATTTTGTCTGGATTGACGGACATATCGTTATAGTATGGCAGTATCATGTTGTACTTATTGCAGAAGAGGTAGCCTGACAGATTGTGCATGTAGGTGGACAgtttacttctttttcgaTTTCCCTTGTAAGAGTTGTTCTCACTCGTGTCGTTCTGTTCACTAGAGTCATCAAACAGGTAGTCATTGTTGCCtattcttttatattttttgttattttttttcctgtacatATTTTCAAACTTGCTATTTTGGGTGCCTTTCTTGGTTTCCACACTGGTTGCGTAGGAATCGCCCCCCTCGTGATGGTCACTAACATCATAGTTCACGCTAACATCCGAATTGCCGCGCTCCGCCGCCAGGTTCGCTTGGAAGGGAGACCTGTCCACCGCCTCCACCCCATTCTCGTCCCCCAGTATTATCACGGGCAAGTTGTGCCTCTCGCTACCCCCGTCCCGCTCCAACATTTTGCTGTGCATTTCCTCGCtgcttatcatttttatgaaGTAGTGGATTTTCTTGTGTTCACTGTAGTTCGCCTCAAAGCATTCTTGTGAGCAGTAAAATATCTTCTTGTTGTTTTTCAGGCATATGGGGCAGCATATGGTGGCATCCGTGGCGGCTCCGCACCCGGAGCAGATAGTCATTTGGGTAGGGAGCAGCGTGCGACGCCTAGTGCTGGTattatgtatgtgtattcGTGTGTCTGCGCCTCAAGGTCGCTTAGCTAGTCAGCCTTCCTCACCGTTTATACGAAGAGGCCAACGTGGATAAAGGAGGGCACCCATATATACATGAGCATACAAGCGTACGTACATAAGCTCATGGATACACGAGCACGAAGTTGATCAGGGTAAACTGGAGTTCTTCGTCACATGGCGAGGTGTCCTGCTTTCATCATGTTCCCTTGGGTGGTCccttcaacaaaaaaaaaaaaaaaaaaaaaaaaactcatattttttttttttgcatgggGGAAGCGGTAGAGAGAAAGGGTctgcaaaaaacaaaaaaaaaaaaaaaaaaaaaaaaaaaaaaaatggggcaaGGGCAATTACGCAAGG
This genomic window from Plasmodium knowlesi strain H genome assembly, chromosome: 4 contains:
- a CDS encoding protein-L-isoaspartate(D-aspartate) O-methyltransferase, putative gives rise to the protein MYTLAEKNHKSLIDSLKDRGIIDDDDVYETMLQVDRGKYIKEKPYVDMPVYISHGVTISSPHMHALSLKRLMDVLKPGSRAIDVGSGSGYITVCMAMRTKVLENKDSFVIGLERVKDVANFSIENIRRDKPELLHLDNFKIIHKNIYQVSEQEKEQLGLFDAIHVGASASELPEILIDLLAENGKLIIPLDEGYTQVLYEITKINGKIVKDRLFEVCFVTLKKN
- a CDS encoding HP12 protein homolog, putative gives rise to the protein MTICSGCGAATDATICCPICLKNNKKIFYCSQECFEANYSEHKKIHYFIKMISSEEMHSKMLERDGGSERHNLPVIILGDENGVEAVDRSPFQANLAAERGNSDVSVNYDVSDHHEGGDSYATSVETKKGTQNSKFENMYRKKNNKKYKRIGNNDYLFDDSSEQNDTSENNSYKGNRKRSKLSTYMHNLSGYLFCNKYNMILPYYNDMSVNPDKINLKNGKGKNKLSEKKIQEIKKQIKKKRIFQLTILLVVISIVVILATCIFSYILETSQKNLQINSEILINKNNAAKNAEIVELKSYINVIEDLRKEIYEMKEVLYTHNVFLSNKFNLNSSYPLFNNSNKMKSNPAATHSKKSADKLGSLTSHLFYDSPSSTSDGIYNYGNAAGDKKADHFDSSVRLTQQHYDINDIHEVSNSVSGENAKHVEGEINLPDRADGEGEHSHSQMKDLSETFPSSAVENADHAVGENTPSQNGEVRLSNENINEPSGDPLANEEELVQENVKNFIKNHNMPNNVEQAKITNVIVNEEKPINSKNLMAENISATSDTQEVGINSAPNENDIHSHEEKLKRKKYTSKGEGGEGDNNTERKFSSSKLNKKKQNTI